One stretch of Leadbetterella byssophila DSM 17132 DNA includes these proteins:
- a CDS encoding PadR family transcriptional regulator, whose amino-acid sequence MNLENAQVQMRKGILEYCILQIISRGEVYASEILEELLTAKIMVVEGTLYPLLTRLKNAELLDYKWIESSSGPPRKYYVLTEKGEIFLKALSSTWEELSSSVNAIVSKN is encoded by the coding sequence ATGAATTTAGAAAACGCACAAGTGCAAATGCGGAAAGGTATCTTAGAATACTGCATTCTACAGATCATTTCACGAGGAGAAGTTTACGCATCAGAAATTCTAGAAGAGCTACTAACAGCTAAAATTATGGTGGTAGAGGGAACCTTATACCCACTTCTGACTCGATTAAAGAATGCAGAACTTCTGGATTATAAATGGATAGAATCCTCTTCCGGACCACCTAGAAAATACTATGTTCTAACAGAGAAAGGGGAAATTTTCTTAAAAGCCCTATCAAGCACATGGGAAGAACTCTCATCTTCAGTAAATGCCATTGTTTCAAAAAATTAA
- a CDS encoding TonB-dependent receptor: protein MNLPLSPGSRFYLFICLLFCCTLSAIAQTEVSGTIEDAKTKEPLVGASIQIKGKVAGTISDIRGKFKLSTNTPAPFELIISSVGYKPQEVTVEKNGVNLHILLEDQSILGQELVVSASRVSESEMKSPVTVEKVDLRMIRETTSPNFYDAMGNMKGINLTTQGLLFKSVNMRGFGSTGNPRVVQMIDGMDNMSPALNFAVDNIVGMPELDVESVEILPGAASALYGPNAINGLILMNSKSPFLYQGLSATLRGGVMHEEGRTKVNTPFYDASIRFAKAFNDKLAFKVNFAYLTADDWQARNFTNLNVGGVENGTRGPGVDLDYNGLNVYGDEVRANLSTVAASMVERGLITSQAAAMVPNAFVSRTGFKESDMVDSETHSIKGNIALHYRPTEKLEIIGQFNSGYGTTLYTGTGRYSLKDFNISQAKLELKGDNFNLRAYTTRENSGESAFLGLSSVQILNQVKPHATWFGEYVGAYLTALQSGAVADQAHLAARSYADQGIPTGDALKAKAKEFNNLPIVNGGGGFLDRSNLVHFEGLYNFKNEIKFMDLIVGGNYRVYNLRSEGTLFNDMAEGRDGIIKINEYGAYAQAGKSFWNDHFKLVGSVRYDKNDNFDGQFSPRVSGIFSWANNNVRLSYQTGFRIPTTQNQYINLRTPDGTLIGGLPEFDRIAAYNLAGGITKYTLDQFSAKGLNYFDAETQSSILAKAQAHATTIITQQVTQQVTNAVNAQRPFIEQQVTAAVQQAVTAAVTQSVQAMVEAGQLPASMAEAAIQQGVAAQMASDPVKQQIASNTDAQVTQAIQTNIAGALPGALQSNLPGVTSQLAPAYGVAALPKYQAKKLKPEKITTYEIGYKGLIGKKLFVDAYYYYSKYENYIGATSIVVPTAPSPAVPGLPKESGIGAGLYNGYSRPSNTEEIITVDGWAAQMNYSLNKGYNVGVNVSHNKLKGFKPSPEQLYAGFNSPEYTYNVSFGKRLISGQKFGFNVNLRHQTKFTWQSSFGVPTDANQVFFTNTMVPAITNIDAQISAKLPSIKSILKIGGTNIGGKPYFQAFGSSMVGSTYFVSLSFDELFQK, encoded by the coding sequence ATGAATTTACCTTTATCTCCAGGTAGCAGATTTTACCTTTTTATCTGCCTGTTATTCTGTTGCACCTTGTCGGCAATTGCCCAGACAGAGGTCTCAGGTACAATTGAAGATGCTAAGACAAAGGAGCCCTTAGTAGGGGCAAGCATCCAAATAAAAGGAAAGGTCGCCGGGACCATTAGTGACATCCGCGGAAAGTTCAAACTCAGCACTAACACACCTGCTCCTTTTGAGCTTATTATCTCCTCAGTAGGTTATAAGCCACAAGAAGTGACTGTAGAGAAGAACGGAGTAAATCTGCACATCCTTTTGGAAGATCAAAGTATTCTAGGTCAAGAATTAGTGGTATCTGCCTCAAGGGTTTCTGAAAGTGAGATGAAATCTCCTGTTACCGTTGAGAAGGTAGATTTAAGAATGATCCGTGAGACCACCTCTCCAAACTTTTACGACGCTATGGGTAATATGAAAGGAATCAACCTGACTACCCAGGGTTTATTATTTAAATCTGTAAACATGCGTGGTTTTGGTTCTACGGGTAACCCTAGAGTGGTACAGATGATTGATGGTATGGACAATATGTCTCCTGCGCTGAACTTTGCAGTAGATAATATTGTAGGTATGCCGGAATTAGATGTGGAGTCAGTAGAGATCCTACCCGGTGCTGCTTCTGCGTTGTATGGTCCTAATGCCATCAATGGTCTTATATTAATGAACTCGAAGTCTCCTTTCTTATATCAAGGATTAAGCGCTACCCTGCGCGGTGGTGTGATGCATGAAGAGGGTAGAACTAAGGTGAATACTCCGTTCTACGATGCATCTATTCGTTTTGCGAAGGCCTTTAATGATAAGTTGGCTTTCAAAGTAAACTTTGCATACTTGACTGCAGATGACTGGCAGGCCAGAAACTTTACTAACTTAAACGTGGGTGGAGTAGAGAATGGCACCAGAGGTCCTGGTGTTGATTTAGACTACAATGGGCTTAACGTTTATGGGGATGAAGTTAGGGCAAATTTATCTACCGTAGCAGCAAGTATGGTAGAAAGAGGTTTGATTACCTCTCAGGCTGCCGCAATGGTTCCGAATGCTTTTGTAAGCCGTACAGGTTTCAAAGAGTCAGATATGGTGGATAGTGAGACCCACTCCATTAAAGGTAATATAGCCTTACATTACAGACCTACAGAGAAATTGGAAATCATAGGTCAATTTAATTCAGGCTACGGTACTACATTATATACAGGTACTGGTAGATACTCGTTAAAAGACTTTAATATATCTCAAGCCAAATTAGAATTGAAAGGGGATAATTTTAATCTTAGAGCATATACCACTAGAGAAAACTCCGGGGAGTCAGCTTTCTTAGGATTGTCATCTGTTCAAATCTTAAACCAAGTGAAGCCTCATGCTACCTGGTTCGGGGAATATGTAGGAGCTTACCTGACAGCCCTTCAATCAGGGGCAGTAGCTGATCAAGCTCATTTAGCCGCTAGATCTTATGCAGATCAAGGAATTCCTACAGGTGATGCACTAAAGGCTAAGGCAAAAGAATTCAATAATCTACCTATCGTTAACGGTGGAGGTGGATTCCTAGATAGATCTAACTTAGTGCACTTTGAAGGTCTATATAATTTCAAGAATGAAATTAAGTTTATGGACTTAATTGTAGGCGGTAACTATAGGGTGTATAATTTAAGATCTGAAGGTACTCTATTTAATGATATGGCGGAAGGTCGTGATGGTATCATCAAGATCAACGAGTACGGTGCGTATGCACAAGCCGGAAAGAGTTTTTGGAATGATCACTTTAAGTTAGTAGGTTCTGTTCGTTACGATAAGAACGATAACTTCGATGGGCAGTTCTCTCCACGTGTCTCCGGTATTTTCTCTTGGGCTAACAATAACGTCAGATTGTCTTACCAGACCGGTTTCCGTATTCCTACCACTCAAAACCAATACATCAATCTAAGGACTCCGGATGGTACATTGATAGGCGGATTACCTGAATTTGATCGTATTGCTGCTTATAACCTAGCTGGAGGTATTACAAAGTATACTTTGGATCAATTTTCTGCTAAAGGTTTGAACTATTTCGATGCAGAAACTCAAAGTAGTATCTTGGCAAAGGCGCAAGCACATGCTACAACGATCATTACTCAGCAAGTAACTCAGCAGGTAACTAATGCTGTAAATGCTCAGCGTCCGTTTATTGAGCAACAAGTTACTGCCGCCGTACAGCAAGCTGTAACCGCTGCCGTGACTCAGAGTGTTCAGGCCATGGTGGAAGCAGGTCAGCTTCCTGCCTCTATGGCGGAAGCTGCTATTCAGCAAGGTGTTGCTGCGCAGATGGCATCTGATCCGGTGAAACAGCAGATTGCAAGCAATACAGATGCTCAAGTTACTCAAGCTATTCAAACCAATATTGCAGGTGCATTACCAGGTGCTTTACAATCGAATCTTCCTGGAGTGACTTCTCAATTAGCTCCTGCATATGGAGTGGCGGCATTGCCTAAGTATCAGGCTAAGAAGTTGAAGCCAGAAAAGATTACTACTTATGAAATAGGTTACAAAGGCCTGATTGGTAAAAAGCTATTTGTGGATGCTTACTACTACTATAGTAAGTACGAAAACTATATTGGTGCTACTAGTATAGTGGTTCCGACTGCTCCATCGCCTGCAGTTCCTGGTCTTCCAAAAGAGTCTGGAATTGGTGCCGGTTTATATAATGGATATTCAAGGCCATCTAATACGGAAGAGATCATAACGGTTGATGGCTGGGCTGCTCAAATGAATTATTCATTGAACAAGGGATATAATGTCGGGGTTAATGTATCCCATAACAAGTTGAAAGGATTTAAACCTTCTCCTGAGCAATTATATGCCGGATTTAACTCTCCTGAATATACGTATAATGTGTCTTTCGGTAAGCGTTTGATCAGTGGTCAGAAGTTTGGATTTAACGTAAACCTACGTCATCAGACTAAGTTTACCTGGCAGTCAAGCTTTGGTGTGCCTACAGATGCAAACCAGGTGTTCTTTACAAACACCATGGTACCGGCTATTACGAACATAGACGCTCAGATCAGTGCTAAATTACCTTCTATTAAATCTATCTTGAAAATAGGTGGAACGAATATTGGTGGTAAACCGTATTTCCAAGCTTTTGGTAGTTCAATGGTGGGAAGTACTTACTTTGTGTCTCTATCCTTTGATGAGTTGTTCCAAAAATAA